From Archaeoglobus sulfaticallidus PM70-1:
GACAACAAGTTCGATTTTGTGTGGATAACAGACCACTACAACAACAGGAATGTATATTCGATGCTGACAATTCTGGCTTTGAAAACGAACACAATAAAGCTCGGTCCCGGTGTAACAAACCCGTACCACATCAGCCCGGCGGTAACAGCTTCTGCAATTGCCACGATAAACGAGATAAGCAATGGAAGGGCTGTGCTTGGAATCGGTGCGGGAGATAAGGTAACATTCGAGAGAATCGGAATTGACTGGGTTAAGCCTCTCAAGAGAATGAGAGAGGCGGTTGAGATAATAAGGGCTTTGCATGCCGGTAAGCCTGTCAAGTATGACGGAGAGATCTTCAAGTTCAACGGAGCGAGAATGGACTTTAAGGCTGGTAGCATACCGATATACATCGGTGCGCAGGGTCCGAAGATGCTCCAGCTTGCCGCAGAGCTTGGAGATGGAGTTCTGATCAACGCTTCACATCCAAAGGACTTCGAGGTTGCCAAGGAGAACATCGATGCAGGATTGAGCAAGGCGGGGAAGAGCAGGGATGCGTTTGACACTGTTGCGTACGCATCGATGAGCGTTGATAAGGATAGAGACAAAGCCAGAAACGCAGCCAAGATAGTTGTTGCTTTCATCGTTGCCGGCAGCCCAGAGGTTATATTCGAGAGGCACGGAATTGCTGCGGAAGATGTCCAGAAAGTGAGGGATGCTTTGAATGCAGCCTTCACAAAGGGAGACTGGCCGGGAGTCAGCAAGGCAGTCACGGATGAGATGATTGATACCTTCTCCATAAGCGGAACTCCGGATGATGTCATCGAGAGGATAAACGAACTCTCGAAGGCTGGAGTTACGCAGGTAGTTGCCGGCAGCCCAATCGGCCCGGACAAGAAGAAGTCAATCGGGCTGATAGGCAAGGAGATAATTCCAAAGCTTTGATCTTTTTATTTTTATCCTTAAGCATTGTAACTAACTCAATCCAAAAATTTTTTGAATTCCGGATTTAATTTCTGCCAATGGACAGAAAGATTTTGGCAGTGCTTGCGATTCTGCTGATTACGAGGCTGGTCATGCTGGATGCAAGACCAATCGATCATGATGAGAGCATTCATGCTTTTCTGTCCTTTGATCTGCTGAAGCAAGGAAGATACAGCTATGATCCAGCTTATCATGGGCCATTTCTGTACTTCTCAACCGCGTCCATCTTCATGATCTTTGGAGACAGCAACTTCACATCAAGGCTCGTTCCCGTCATCTTCAGCATTATCGGAGCCTTGGTCTCGATGAAGTTTAGGCGATGGATTGGTGGTGGAGCCTACATTCTCACTTTCTTTATGATATTCTCCACATCAATCCTCTACTACTCCAGATACCTCAGAAACGACATGATCGTTCTACCCTCCTTTCTCCTGATCATCTACTCCTATTTCAGGTATCTGGAAGTTGATGGTCTGAAGAAGGATGCTTTCGCGTATCTGGCTGTTCTTTTTGCCACAATAATGCTATGTTCAAAGGAGAACTCGTACATATACCTCTTCATACTGACGAGCTTCATCTTCCTGTATGGAATTTACACTCAGGGCTCTGGCTACATAAGGGAGAAGCTCATTAACTGGAATCTGCAAAAAATCAGGATTCTTATCATTTCATCAGTCATATTCATTGCAATATTTTCCACGCTGTACACGGCAGGCTTCTCAGACATGGACGGGCTGAGGAGGGCGACCATCGGAGCGGTGGAGCACTGGGTGAAGATGCATGAGATAAACGATCACGCAAAACAATGGTGGTACTATTGGCTGCTGCTGGTAAAATATGAATTCCTGCCGTTTGCGCTGGCGATAATCGCGACTCCAAACTTCGTTA
This genomic window contains:
- a CDS encoding flippase activity-associated protein Agl23, which produces MDRKILAVLAILLITRLVMLDARPIDHDESIHAFLSFDLLKQGRYSYDPAYHGPFLYFSTASIFMIFGDSNFTSRLVPVIFSIIGALVSMKFRRWIGGGAYILTFFMIFSTSILYYSRYLRNDMIVLPSFLLIIYSYFRYLEVDGLKKDAFAYLAVLFATIMLCSKENSYIYLFILTSFIFLYGIYTQGSGYIREKLINWNLQKIRILIISSVIFIAIFSTLYTAGFSDMDGLRRATIGAVEHWVKMHEINDHAKQWWYYWLLLVKYEFLPFALAIIATPNFVKKLRKNDISRLELFSAYWVVTTLTIYQILSHKVPWLLVHLVAPLAFFSSILLKDDVIAWRKRAFRFALLFVAVIYLAFSLHINYIDYNDAKHEELIYIQIQPSAVHLANRILELHNSGMKGIIFEPENDYWPLPWYLRYIDIPYTSSPVNFRDYDFIVTSERNTARFNCTAERYELRPYYYMVLLENCR
- the mer gene encoding 5,10-methylenetetrahydromethanopterin reductase, which gives rise to MKFGIEFVPNMKYYELEYYVKLAEDNKFDFVWITDHYNNRNVYSMLTILALKTNTIKLGPGVTNPYHISPAVTASAIATINEISNGRAVLGIGAGDKVTFERIGIDWVKPLKRMREAVEIIRALHAGKPVKYDGEIFKFNGARMDFKAGSIPIYIGAQGPKMLQLAAELGDGVLINASHPKDFEVAKENIDAGLSKAGKSRDAFDTVAYASMSVDKDRDKARNAAKIVVAFIVAGSPEVIFERHGIAAEDVQKVRDALNAAFTKGDWPGVSKAVTDEMIDTFSISGTPDDVIERINELSKAGVTQVVAGSPIGPDKKKSIGLIGKEIIPKL